A single genomic interval of Musa acuminata AAA Group cultivar baxijiao chromosome BXJ3-4, Cavendish_Baxijiao_AAA, whole genome shotgun sequence harbors:
- the LOC135635760 gene encoding protein SHORT HYPOCOTYL IN WHITE LIGHT 1-like, producing the protein MAASSVSVSFSSSRLRWPRPSSSHRRRDLLLRSLALPPSSRLSSPLPYASKRFSTYSQEAVAVVPDPRAWVGDLGGQSYGEDDDDDDDEDDRSLDLLARFLHSVFRKISRRARRAVRAMLPPAISTKLVGFSVNGVLILASLWILKAFLEVICTFGSMVFISILLVRGIWSGISYIRINQYSYKNTMDDEDSRWSGVQPT; encoded by the exons ATGGCGGCTTCCTCTGTTTCGGTTTCTTTCTCATCTTCTCGCCTCCGATGGCCGCGCCCCTCCAGTAGCCACCGTCGCCGCGATCTCcttcttcgctcgctcgctctccctcCTTCCTCTCGGCTCTCTTCCCCTCTTCCGTATGCTTCCAAGAGGTTCTCCACTTATTCCCAG GAGGCAGTGGCTGTGGTTCCCGACCCTCGGGCGTGGGTTGGCGATCTCGGCGGCCAAAGTTATGGAgaggacgacgacgatgatgacgaTGAGGATGACAGGAGTTTGGATCTGCTCGCGAGGTTCCTACACAGCGTGTTCCGAAAGATCTCTCGACGGGCCCGAAGGGCCGTCCGGGCGATGCTGCCTCCTGCCATTTCCACTAAATTG GTGGGGTTCTCGGTCAACGGGGTACTGATACTGGCGTCCTTGTGGATTCTCAAGGCCTTCCTTGAG GTCATCTGCACATTTGGAAGCATGGTATTCATAAGCATCCTTCTCGTTCGTGGAATATGGTCCGGAATCTCTTACATAAGGATAAACCAATACAGTTACAAAAACACCATGGATGACGAGGACAGCAGATGGAGTGGTGTGCAGCCTACATGA
- the LOC135636283 gene encoding signal peptide peptidase 1-like, translating into MTCRVTLLPAINRFLPKHWNDDLIVWHVPYFRAASLEFTRSQVVASVLESFFHVWYALKKHWLANNILGIAFCIQGTEMLSLGPSKTGAIFLALLRFDTLPLMHYGR; encoded by the exons ATGACATGCAGGGTAACATTATTACCAGCAATAAATCGATTTCTTCCAAAACATTGGAACGATGACCTCATTGTTTGGCATGTTCCTTATTTCCGGG CTGCTTCTCTGGAATTCACCAGGTCTCAGGTTGTTGCTTCAGTACTGGAATCTTTTTTCCATGTTTGGTATGCTCTAAAAAAGCATTGGCTGGCAAACAATATACTGGGAATTGCATTTTGTATTCAG GGAACTGAAATGCTATCGTTAGGGCCATCTAAAACCGGTGCGATTTTCTTG GCACTGTTGAGATTTGATACCTTACCTCTGATGCATTATGGAAGATGA